AAGCCAATTACCAAGAAACCTTTAGAAGTTCGTATGGGTAAAGGTAAAGGTGGCGTAGAATACTGGGTAGCACAAATTCAACCTGGTAAAGTTCTTTACGAAATTGAAGGCGTTTCAGAAGTATTAGCCCGTGAAGCTTTTGCACTTGCTGCAGCTAAACTTCCTATTCCCACCTCTTTTGTTAAGCGGACGGTGATGTAATGAAATTAAAACAAAGACGTGAAGAAGTACGGAATCTTTCCGTAGAACAAATTAACGAGCAAATCATGGGCTTATTGCGTGATCAGTTTAATTTGCGTATGCAAAAAGCGACTGGTCAATTAGGTCAAGTTCACTTGCTCAAACAGGTTAAACGTGATATCGCTCGCCTTAAAACCGAGTTGACCGCGAAGCAGAAGCAGGCAGGTAAGTGATTATGGCTGAAGCTCAAAAAACCGTTCGCACGCTTATGGGTCGTGTGACTAGCGATAAAATGGACAAAACAATTACTGTATTGATTGAGCGTCGTGTAAAACACCCAATCTATGGTAAGTATGTTAAACGTTCTACTAAATTACATGCGCACGATGAGACTAATCAATGTCGCATTGGCGACACAGTTACCATTCGTGAAACACGTCCACTATCCAAGACTAAAGCTTGGACATTAGTGGAAGTTGTTGAACGCGCGGACGCAGTGTAAGGGGGTCGGAGAAAATATATGATTCAGACTCAATCAATGCTAGATGTGGCAGATAACAGTGGTGCACGTCGTGTGATGTGTATCAAAGTATTAGGTGGTTCTCACCGTCGTTATGCTGCTGTGGGTGACATCATTAAGGTAGCTGTGAAAGAAGCCATCCCACGTGGTAAAGTTAAAAAAGGGCAAGTGATGACTGCGGTAGTTGTACGTACTCGTCATGGTGTTCGTCGTCAAGATGGTTCTTTAATCCGTTTTGATGATAACGCAGCTGTGTTATTAAACAATAAGCAAGAGCCGATTGGTACCCGTATCTTTGGACCAGTAACTCGTGAACTTCGTACTGAGAAGTTTATGAAAATCGTCTCACTTGCTCCAGAAGTGTTGTAAGGAGAGGCGCTATGAAGAAGATTCGTCGAGATGACGAAATTATCGTCATCGCCGGTAAAGATAAAGGTAAGCGCGGCCGTATTGTTAAAGTGCTTGCTGATGATCGTGTGATTGTAAGTGGTATTAATATGGTTAAACGCCATACTAAGCCTAATCCACAAGCTGGTACTCAAGGCGGTATTGTTGAGAAAGAAGCACCTTTGCATATCTCTAACGTTGCTATTTTCAATTCTGAAACTAGCAAAGCAGATCGCGTAGGTTTTAAATTTGAAGATGGTGTTAAGGTTCGTATCTTCAAGTCCAATCAACAACCGATTGATGCTTGAGAAGGAAGGTAAATAACCATGGCACGTCTAGAAAAAGTTTATAAAGAACAAATTCTTCCTAAATTAAAGGATGAATTAAAATTAGCTAATGTGATGGAAGTTCCTCGCATTACCAAAATCACCCTTAACATGGGGCTTGGTGAAGCAATTGGCGATAAAAAAGTAATTGAAAATGCTTTAGCTGATCTTGAGAAAATCACAGGTCAAAAAGCAGTGGTTACTAAAGCGCGTAAATCAATTGCGGGTTTCAAGGTTCGTGAAGGTTGGCCAATTGGTATTAAGGTAACTTTACGTCGTGATCGTATGTATGAGTTTTTGGATCGTTTGATTTCGATCTCTTTACCACGTGTACGTGACTTCCGTGGCTTAAATGCCAAGTCTTTTGACGGACGCGGAAATTACAGCATGGGTGTAAAAGAACAAATCATTTTCCCAGAAATTGATTACGATAAAATTGATGCTTTACGTGGTTTAGATATTACTGTAACCACTACAGCGCGTACGGATGAAGAAGGGCGTGCATTATTACGTGCATTTAACTTCCCATTCCGTAACTAGGAGTTAGACAATGGCTAAAATGAGCATGAAAAACCGTGAATTGAAACGTCAACAAACGGTTGCTAAATACGCTGAAAAGCGTGCTGCTTTAAAAGCAATTATTGTTAACCCAAAGTCTACTGATGAAGAGCGTTGGGAAGCACAAGTTGCTTTACAAAAACAACCTCGTGATGCAAGTAAATCACGTATTCGTAACCGTTGCCGTATTACTGGCCGTCCACACGGTGTATACCGTAAGTTCGGTTTAGGACGTAACAAGTTACGTGAAGCAGCAATGCGCGGTGATGTGCCAGGTTTAGTGAAAGCTAGCTGGTAATCACTCAGTAATTAAGTTGTAAATAAGATAAGTCAAGCTTTATAGCTTGACTTATTTTTTTTGTGTCGTTAAAATGCTCGGCTCGCCGAATCTCTGTGTGGAGCATTTTGGCGTTTCGTAGCCTATTTATATTGATTTAAATAATAAAATAGGTTCTTTTATATTTTTAGGAGTAAAAATAGCCCATGAGTATGCAGGACCCGTTAGCTGATATGCTAACCCGTATCCGTAATGCCCAAATGGCTGAAAAGTCAGTTGTAAGCATGCCATCCTCTAAATTAAAGGTGGCTGTAGCCAAAGTTCTTCAAGACGAAGGTTACATTCAAGGGTACTCAGTTAGTGAAAGCGTAAAACCCGAGTTGACTATCGAATTAAAATATTTCGAAGGTCGTCCCGTTATTGAAGAACTTAAAAGAGCTAGTCGTCCAGGCTTACGTAACTACAAGTCAGCTTCTGAGCTGCCAAAAGTACGTGGTGGTCTAGGTGTATCTATCATCTCTACCAATAAAGGTGTGATGACTGATCGTGCTGCTCGCGCTGCCGGTGTTGGTGGCGAAGTACTTTGTACAGTATTCTAAGGGGAGTTAGCTATGTCACGCGTTGCTAAGAATCCCGTTACTATTCCAGCAGGGGTTGAAGTTAAAATCGCTGGAGATCAATTTTCAGTTAAAGGCCCAAAAGGTACTTTAGAAATGAAAATTCATCCTGCCGTAGAAATTACTCAGGATGGTGCTGAATTAAAATTTGCCTTACGTGAAAATGCTGAACTTAAAGTGAAAGCAATGTCTGGTACTACTCGCGCCTTAGTTAATAATATGGTGTTAGGTGTTAGTCAAGGCTTTGAGCGTAAACTATTATTAAATGGTGTTGGTTACAGAGCACAAGCTAAAGGTGAAGTTTTAAACTTAACCTTAGGTTTTTCGCATCCAATCGATTACCAATTACCTGCAGGTGTTACTGCAGAAACGCCTACTCAAACTGAAATTTTGATTAAAGGCATTGATAAACAACTAGTTGGACAAGTAGCAGCTGAAGTTCGCGGTTTCCGTCCACCAGAACCATACAAAGGTAAAGGTGTTCGTTATGCAGATGAAACTGTCCATCGTAAAGAAGCTAAGAAGAAGTAGGACATAGAAAATGAGCGACAAAAAAGAAACTCGTTTGCGCCGTGCACGTCAAGCACGTTTAAGAATGCGCGAGCTGGAAGTTGTACGTCTCTGCGTGTACCGCTCTTCCCAGCATATTTATGCGCAGGTTATTGCAGCTGATGGTGGCAAAGTATTAGCTTGTGCTTCTACGCTGGATAAAGAATTGCGTGATGGTGCAACAGGTAATATTGAGGCAGCTAAAAAAGTAGGTCAATTAATTGCGACTCGTGCTAAAGCTGCTGGTGTAACCAAACTAGCCTTTGACCGTTCTGGTTTTAAATATCATGGTCGCGTGAAGGCGTTAGCTGATGCTGCTCGTGAAGGCGGGTTGGAGTTCTAAATTATGGCAGAGCAAAGACGAGATCGCGATAATCG
This portion of the Entomomonas sp. E2T0 genome encodes:
- the rpsQ gene encoding 30S ribosomal protein S17 — encoded protein: MAEAQKTVRTLMGRVTSDKMDKTITVLIERRVKHPIYGKYVKRSTKLHAHDETNQCRIGDTVTIRETRPLSKTKAWTLVEVVERADAV
- the rpsN gene encoding 30S ribosomal protein S14; amino-acid sequence: MAKMSMKNRELKRQQTVAKYAEKRAALKAIIVNPKSTDEERWEAQVALQKQPRDASKSRIRNRCRITGRPHGVYRKFGLGRNKLREAAMRGDVPGLVKASW
- the rplF gene encoding 50S ribosomal protein L6 — translated: MSRVAKNPVTIPAGVEVKIAGDQFSVKGPKGTLEMKIHPAVEITQDGAELKFALRENAELKVKAMSGTTRALVNNMVLGVSQGFERKLLLNGVGYRAQAKGEVLNLTLGFSHPIDYQLPAGVTAETPTQTEILIKGIDKQLVGQVAAEVRGFRPPEPYKGKGVRYADETVHRKEAKKK
- the rpsH gene encoding 30S ribosomal protein S8; amino-acid sequence: MSMQDPLADMLTRIRNAQMAEKSVVSMPSSKLKVAVAKVLQDEGYIQGYSVSESVKPELTIELKYFEGRPVIEELKRASRPGLRNYKSASELPKVRGGLGVSIISTNKGVMTDRAARAAGVGGEVLCTVF
- the rplN gene encoding 50S ribosomal protein L14, translating into MIQTQSMLDVADNSGARRVMCIKVLGGSHRRYAAVGDIIKVAVKEAIPRGKVKKGQVMTAVVVRTRHGVRRQDGSLIRFDDNAAVLLNNKQEPIGTRIFGPVTRELRTEKFMKIVSLAPEVL
- the rplX gene encoding 50S ribosomal protein L24; its protein translation is MKKIRRDDEIIVIAGKDKGKRGRIVKVLADDRVIVSGINMVKRHTKPNPQAGTQGGIVEKEAPLHISNVAIFNSETSKADRVGFKFEDGVKVRIFKSNQQPIDA
- the rplE gene encoding 50S ribosomal protein L5, which translates into the protein MARLEKVYKEQILPKLKDELKLANVMEVPRITKITLNMGLGEAIGDKKVIENALADLEKITGQKAVVTKARKSIAGFKVREGWPIGIKVTLRRDRMYEFLDRLISISLPRVRDFRGLNAKSFDGRGNYSMGVKEQIIFPEIDYDKIDALRGLDITVTTTARTDEEGRALLRAFNFPFRN
- the rpmC gene encoding 50S ribosomal protein L29 — translated: MKLKQRREEVRNLSVEQINEQIMGLLRDQFNLRMQKATGQLGQVHLLKQVKRDIARLKTELTAKQKQAGK
- the rplR gene encoding 50S ribosomal protein L18, which codes for MSDKKETRLRRARQARLRMRELEVVRLCVYRSSQHIYAQVIAADGGKVLACASTLDKELRDGATGNIEAAKKVGQLIATRAKAAGVTKLAFDRSGFKYHGRVKALADAAREGGLEF